CTTATTGAGCCAACAagtattatataaaacattgtatgtactaaacacacatttcagttcatttatttgactATTCAAGAAATATCAGTAGAATATACATTGCACTAATAAGGTTATCTGTAACATCTCAGAGAGGTTAACAAGTTATATTCTAGAGCAAGGCACTTTGTGTCTTCATGcagaacaaacaacattttgttcctttttcctTCAGACGTACATATTCCAAAACTGGGAATAAAAACATAGATTTGAGTGTCGTCTGCAAAACACTGCATTTCTGGAAGCGGTTTCTTGCTGCATGTACATATAGAGAAGTAGCGGACCAAGAACAAAGCCTTGATGGACACCACATCCAGGAAATGCAGATGCTGTACTCAATTAATATAATCTAGCAACAAATTAGATCAGACCTTACAAATTTACGGTTAATGCATTTTGGTGAGAGTGATAAGATGTAAACCTGGACTGGCAGAGGATCAAAAAGACAATTATTGAACAGACTTTTCTTACAGTTTACTGTAGGTATGGTGGGGAGATTAGAAAGTGTCCTacatttgtttgatatttgtggagagcagttttgaaaaaaaaagggtattATAAAATGTTAGAGATACTGTGCATATTGAGGATAAGTCACTGTCACTCCTACATGACTacacttatgtacttttactggagtATATCAATGGAAGTAATCCTCTACTAGAGTTAGATTTAACACCCATACTTCCGTTTGTTTCTATTTGTCTGCCAAGTACTGATTCCACTATATACCATACTCCTAAtatcaacatttatatttttgggggaaaaaaatcaaatgaagaTTTAATTATGGTGTTAAATGTACCCCATTTATGGCTCCACCTTAGAAATGACCCAATTTAACCCCAATTACATGACTGGAACAAGGTTTGCTTTGCTCCTTAGGAAGCTGCTTTCTTTCTGGTGATGTCTTTCTGGTGATGTCTAACATTAAACAATCTAATTTTGTCTGTATGATTTGTTGATACATAATTCATTTCTAATTTACTTTCTCTGgtgtctggttctggtctgcTCATAGATTTTAGCTTGTTGGCTACGCTAATGGAAACGTGGGATTTGCAAGTGCGCGTCTTGCGACCATTCTGAGGGTTATAGCCATTAATCCAGAAGGGATAAAAAGCATGATGCCTACATATACAGAGGttgttgtgcatgtgtggatCAGTTGGGAAATGTCTTGTCATTTTAAAGGAGAACATGCAAATGCTAATATTGGAGCTAATTGGGGGCTTtcccagtggtggaagaagtactcagataaaACAATGTACTCATTGTACAGTAAAATATCTACTCTGACTGATATCTGATTCTATGTGATATATTAGATGGTTAATACTGTTACTGTTGCAGCTGCTCCAGGTGGAGCCAGGACTACTTTAAATACAGTCAGCAAGGTTTGTCCAGTTGGTCCAAACCTAGGGGTCAGACCCTCCAAAGTGTCaccagataaatctgaggggtcctGAGATGATTAATGGCAGAGAAGAATAACAACCTTGGACTTTTGTCTAATGTTTATGAAATATCATATTATTAGTTATTACCAAAATGAAACCATGTGAGAAGATTATGGGAGAATTTCTTTCTTTGGTGGAACATCTAACATCTGAATATTAGTGTTTCCAAACCAGACCCAATAACGTGTTACTGATTATTACAGGCACTTTTTGTAAGAGGTCAAAGTCCAAAAATGTCAGGAACCACTGGTTAAAATTTCGGGATCTTATcaattttaatgtaaaattattTACCTTCAAATTTACTaccagctgtcagataaatttagtgcagtaaaaagtaccaaaatactaatttagttactttccaccacggGGCTGTCCAGCTAGGCGACTTTAACTCCAGTGTTGTTTTCTAACTCTAAGTTATCATGGGTTGATGGTGCCGCGTTGAAAATTAAATCTTGAATCGGGATTTGTGTTTGGTCAGATTTAAGGTGGCTGCTATAACCaaaattgtaattgtttttgtactttggTGTCCTCACTTTAACACAATATTACCTGTCTTTGGGGTGATCTCTgtggaaaaaataattttaaagttttatttcttcatgattcattttagttttagttttattttgtgggTGTAAATCattgaactttaaaaataaaaagcctggAAAGGATTTTGAAGTGAACAAGCATTTTTTCAAAACTTGTGAATcaacagtttttctttgtctatGTGTTGTGTTGAGGTATGACAAGTACAGATACCAGTCAGTGTCCAGTAAGAGTCTGGGAAACTCTCCCGACGACATGCAGCAGTACGTTTTCATCTACAGGTAAGACACAGTGCTAGTCCTGGAGGAGaaacacacctgtacacacctGGATATTATCCCAGCCTGTTGGATGACTTAAAAAAACgacaaagaaaatacatcatATAAAAATCCGCCCAGTGCGTCGGAGAAAAATCTGAgtcagataaaaagaaaatagatattAATTTATCTTAGGCTCATCTGTGAATGAACCATGAAGTACCATTCCGTCTGctgtcttcttcctctgctgctggtaAATCTGGTAGAtaagacttcttcttcttccctccaaACAGGGTGGGGAATGTGAATGTGACGGGGCAGCATCAGTACCAGAAGAAACAGTCCTTCGTCAGAGAGCCGTTTGCCGTTCAGTTCCAAAGCAAGAAAACTGGTCAGTCGGCACCAAACgcatttcatttttcagcaaAAGACGCTCATTGACAGTAGGAGGACTCGTGTACAGGAAGAACACGCAGGACAAAAAACGCCTCATATATATCTCACGCAATCCAATGTATGATGTTCACTAGAGTTAGTAACCTTCTGCCACCAAGCTTGATGTGTCCAGTCAGATGTGTGTGGACGAGTCTTTATGTCTGAATGATCTTTAATGCTTTTAGCTTGTAGACAGTCTCTCTACTAATAGATGTTGCGTAGTAAATGGAGAACAAACAATGTTCAATggttcaaccagactgacaactgaaagagacaaagatcctctgagcaacagttgaataagaagagaagaaatcagcAGTCATTGGTAAATTAAACTGGAAGCTTGGGtttaaacaggaacagcttcctgtttcagtgtcaggtgtttcacaataaaagcagcctagAACAAGCTGGAATTAACAGACATAAAAATATTTAGAGTTCaataattaaactaatttaaCATCAAGGTCAACAGGATTCATCACCTGTCATGTAACGTTTTAAGGAAGTTTGAATaatttcattcttcttcttttgggcacaaaaactgtttcacatgtaaataaaacgtgttatttttttttctatctgctAGAATAGTTATtattgaaggaaagaaaaacaaccttaaTATAACAGGTGATCAAAAACTTTTCAACAGTGGTATTCATGACTGACTTTTACCCTTCCTTCcgtccttcctctttctctcctttcctgtccttgtttttccttcccttttcttattttgtccTGTCCTGCAGCAATCAAGACGTTTATTCTGGTTCCTCTGCACTCTAATCCCAGTCAAGCCGTCCAGGAGATCGACCGGCTCTACGACGTTTTTGAGGAAGTCAGCAAGAAATGGAACAACAAGGTGAGGAAATGGGATTTGAAATCAAGCATGTCAGGCCGAATATGAAGGAACGTTTTAGCTGTTCATGTccatttggaaaataaaagttaacGTTGACTTATTTGGCCCATTAgttctgtacttaagtaacaCCAATTCTTGGTTTGAGATCGTtgcaccatcttggtttttgtccatCGACGTGTCAGTTTTGCAGTCGCCATCTAGGTTTTTGGTTggcgccatcttggttttttgcccATCGGTATCTCAGTTTTTGTCAGTCGCAATCCCAGTTTTTCGCTTATGCTAATCTGGGTTTTtttgccatcgccatcttggtttttagctATCACCGTTAGTTTTTGGCCATCATCATCTGGGTTTATGCGTGTCGTCATCTTGATTTTTGGCCGTTGCCTTCTTGCTTTTTTGCCATTGCCATCTCAGTTGTTGGCTGTTGCCTTTTTGGTTTTCTCTCTTGCCATATGGGTTTTATttccatcgccatcttggtttttcaACATCGCTGTCTCTGTTTTGGGCTGTcactaattacattttttggccTTCACCTTCATATTTTTGGCCGTTGCTATCTTCGTTTTTTCCCATcagcatctttgtttttgggcATTGccatatctttgtttttggctgtccttatcttgtttttttgccattgcAATCTAGGTTTTTAGCTGGAGCCACTTCTGTCTTTTGGACTTTaccaattttgttttttggccgTCTCAGTCTTGCTTGTTCGAAATTTCCATCTTGGTTATTGGATGTTTCCTTCTTGATTTTTGGCCAATGCCATCTTGATTTTTAGATATTGCTATCTTAGGTTTTGGACATTGCCGTAGCTTGGTTTTGACCATAGCCATCTCTGGTCAAAACTGTCCTTATCTGCAATAGACAGGTCACTGTTATATTTGAAAGATTTCATGGTGAGACGTAGTTTCACTAGGCTATAGCCAAATTGGTAGTGTTTCAGGAAAGTTTTGCTATCATGATAATTCTGTTCTTAgcatgacaattttttttgtgtgcgtgtgcgtgtgtgtgtgcgtgtgtgtgtgcgtgtgtgtgtgtgtgtgtgtgtgtgtgtgtgtgtgtgtgtgtgtgtgtgtgtgtgtgtgtgtgtgtagaatgtGATGTTTCTGGGAGATTTCCACGCCAGCTGTGCCTACGTGACCCGAGCCGACAGGAAAAACATCAGAATGTTCAACAACAAGGAATTTTCCTGGCTGATCAGAGACAAAGTGGACACCACCGTCTCCACCGACACCAACTGTGCTTTTGacaggtaggtgtgtgtgtgtgtgtgtgtgtgtgtgtagacagaCTAAAGGAGGTGAGAGGAATAAAGATAGAAATACTTGTAAAGCAGCCTGAGATGTgatgggagagaaaagaaagaggaaaccAAGTAAATCTTCTATATTGATGcatatttgtgaatgttttttatttattatgtttttatcatattttgttatgtgttttatattctgtgtgtatgtgtttgtgtgttccagGATCGTGGTTCATGGGAAACCCTTTCTGAGCGCCATCATGCCGCTCTCTGCCAAAGCCTTCAACTATGTCAAAGACTTCAAACTAACCAAGAGCAAggtctgtcctgtctgtctgtctgtctgtgtctgtctgtctgtctgtctgtctgaaagaaatgtctcaactattggatggattataATGAAATGCGGTTCATCATTCATGGTCCCCTGGGGATAAATCATAATCACTGTTTattcatctagcgccatcatcaggtcaacatgttaatgtgtttaatactttggtttgtgtacaaatacctgcagaactaaagacgacaaaaacaacagtttgaaaaaacatattgtaattccaaaaagtgcagaaaaaaacaacaccccCGGTGTCTAAAGCTTTGAACTCCGCCTGCAACGCTGTGATTGGTTGGATGTTTTTCCAGCTGTGTGAAACAGTCATCAATGAGCTCAACACTTTTTCAATTGCTTAAAAAATCAGGGATGTGGGCAGCAAATGTAGTTTTCATTCAACTTGTACGTTGTGTGAACTCTACACGTTGTAACCTGCCTTCCTGCACGAACAGAACCTGCAACCTCTACGCTGACCGGATCAATCAACTGATAGAACCTTTGGtcgttttttttccagtgacaAAAAAGTTTATTCAACAAGGCGACTGCTTCTTCTACAGTGTTGACTAAAAGAGATAAAGGCAGCGTAACTTTGTTCTGTTCTTGTAGGAACCGAAATTAAAGGGGAATAAAGGAATTCCAAAGAATTCTGGAGAATCCGAAATTCCTAAATCGGACCTCGAAGTTTTTTAACTCAAGAGAGCCGCCAAAAACTTTTGCCCTGCCAGAAATCCAACTGATGGTCTGAGAGACAGATCCTTGATCGTTCAGGTGATTAATCAGACGGC
The sequence above is drawn from the Anoplopoma fimbria isolate UVic2021 breed Golden Eagle Sablefish unplaced genomic scaffold, Afim_UVic_2022 Un_contig_1060_pilon_pilon, whole genome shotgun sequence genome and encodes:
- the LOC129114869 gene encoding deoxyribonuclease-1-like: MGSFSPRLPLLLLVSFFTLLVDIETASEFKICAYNVEKFNSAKASDYRLLHTVTRIVSRCDICLLQDVVDSEAITTLLAALNRYDKYRYQSVSSKSLGNSPDDMQQYVFIYRVGNVNVTGQHQYQKKQSFVREPFAVQFQSKKTAIKTFILVPLHSNPSQAVQEIDRLYDVFEEVSKKWNNKNVMFLGDFHASCAYVTRADRKNIRMFNNKEFSWLIRDKVDTTVSTDTNCAFDRIVVHGKPFLSAIMPLSAKAFNYVKDFKLTKSKAQQMSNHLPVEVRLKSSALLLQATPLLILIGVSAIVQSFLSAL